The region CCTCTGGTTGGTTGAAAATCATGGAATGACTTTTCCATTGAAGACGATCTTCAATATCTAGCTCTTTAAAAAGCTGAAGCATATTTGGATATGCTCCAAAAAATATATGTAATCCAGTCTCATACCAGTCTCCATCTTCATCTTTCCAAGCAGCAACTTTTCCACCAAGTACGTTTCTTGCCTCATAAACAAATGGCGTATGACCTGCATCGGCTAAGTATTTTGCACATGAGAGTCCTGCCAATCCGGCTCCAGCGATTGCTACGCGCATACCTAAATAAAAGAGTATTTAACAACTTTAATGATTAAGACCACCCAACAAGGGTTTAGGTCGTTAAATTTGCAGTATATATTTTGGTTTGTTGTTTTAAATTCATGAGCGATACTATTCTCAAATGCACAACTAGACACGTAAGAATATTTACTGCAGTAGTCGAAAATAATGATTTAATTTTAGATAATGAAAATTTGACTTTAGATATCGATCCGGATAATGAATTTCTTTGGAGTGATCAAGCAATAAAAAAAGTTCAAGATTATTTTCGTGAACTAGTGGACTATCAAGCTGGTAATGAACTGAGCGATTATAGCTTGAGAAAAATTGGATCCTTGCTTGAAGATTTTATTAGAAAGTTACTGAAAGACGGAGAACTCAGTTATAACCCAAATAGCAGAGTTA is a window of Prochlorococcus marinus str. MIT 0917 DNA encoding:
- a CDS encoding NAD(P)H-quinone oxidoreductase subunit M gives rise to the protein MSDTILKCTTRHVRIFTAVVENNDLILDNENLTLDIDPDNEFLWSDQAIKKVQDYFRELVDYQAGNELSDYSLRKIGSLLEDFIRKLLKDGELSYNPNSRVMNYSMGLPRTQELL